In the Setaria italica strain Yugu1 chromosome VI, Setaria_italica_v2.0, whole genome shotgun sequence genome, one interval contains:
- the LOC101772603 gene encoding uncharacterized protein LOC101772603 gives MYNADRRSKAFIDGLHYFLEVAKANKPENGFVCCPCFQCNNRKEYSNDSWGTIHSHLFKYGFMPNYLVWTKHGKLGVVMEDGEEEEEDDTIPDWVAGQAFAGTTMGEADEDEFAENDPTDDLGQVIQDAYRDCETEKEAAKLQRMIDDHQKLLYRGCQQDHKKLGTTLEFVQWKAKNGVSDKAFQGMLNIVKKILPENNELPSTTYEAKQIICPLGLDVQKIHACPNDCILYRGDEYEKLDACPVCEALRYKIRRDDPGDVEGQSPKKRVPAKVMWYFPIIPRLKRLFRNKANAKLMRWHKEDRKEDEMLRHPADGAQWRSIDRKFPDFESEARNIRFGLSTDGFNSLGELSSGHSTWPVTLCMFNLPPWLCMKRKFIMMPALIQGPKQPGNDIDVYLRPLVDNLLQLWKEEGVRVWDEDRQEIFNLRALLFVTINDWPALSNLSGQTNKGYRACTHCLDDTDSMYLKHCKKVVYMGHRRFLPAHHQLRKSGMHFKGAPDHRKKPAHRNGKRVFEMMKDVYVVFGKGLGSQPVPNDDNGHAPMWKKKSIFWELPYWEILERDNGQHYLRPASYTLSKEEKDSMFECLNSMKVPSGYSSNIKGIINMKQKKFTNLKAHDCHMLMTQLLPVALRGVLPENPEGSIARGYGTEEVIEFCVDFIDSIDSIGVPTSRHEGRLRGMGTIGRKSSLSNDTDLFDKAHYTVLQQSSFVSPYIEQHRQMVASKNPTKSDAWLTRHHMETFPSWLRQQLMGNSEIHPQLAWLARGPTTTIVEFQGYEINGYTFYTRAKDQKSTNQNSGVRIDAMDRNNSKESYYGFIQEIWELEYGPLYIPLFLCNWVKLTAVTKDQYGMTIVDLSKTGYSDDPFVLANDVHQVFYVKDMCSKPKRNPEETWEPKCHIVLPGKRKIVGVEDKTDQSDDYDQFDGMPPFAVEVDPSILLSKEEAPYLRRDHDQGTFVKK, from the exons atgtataatgcagacaggcggagcaaggcgtttattgatggcttgcattattttctcgaagtggcaaaagcgaacaagccagagaatgggttcgtatgttgtccatgcttccaatgcaataacaggaaggagtattcaaacgattcctgggggactattcacagccacttgtttaaatacggtttcatgcctaactatttggtttggaccaagcacggtaaactaggggttgtaatggaagatggcgaggaggaggaggaagatgacaccattccggactgggttgcaggccaagcttttgcaggtactacaatgggcgaggctgatgaagatgagtttgcagaaaatgaccctactgatgaccttggtcaggtgatacaagatgcatacagagattgcgaaactgagaaggaagcagcaaagttgcagcgcatgatagatgatcaccaaaaattgttgtaccgaGGTTGCCAGCAGgaccataaaaaactaggtacgacactagaatttgtgcaatggaaggcaaaaaatggtgtgtccgataaggcatttcaggggatgttgaacattgtcaagaagattctccccgagaataatgaattaccgtccacaacatatgaagctaaacagattatttgtcctcttggattggatgttcagaagatacacgcatgccctaatgactgtatcctctatcgtggtgatgaatacgagaaattggatgcttgtcccgtctgcgaagccctgcggtataagatcaggcgagatgatcctggtgatgtcgaggggcagtctcccaagaagagagttcccgcgaaggtgatgtggtatttccctataataccacgcttgaagcgcttgttcaggaacaaggcgaatgctaagttgatgcgatggcacaaagaagaccgtaaggaagatgagatgctgagacaccccgcagatggggcacagtggagatcaattgatagaaaattcccagactttgaaagtgaagcaaggaacataaggtttggtttaagcactgatggattcaattcattgggtgagttgagtagtggtcatagtacttggcctgtgaccctttgtatgttcaaccttcctccttggctgtgcatgaagcggaagttcattatgatgccggcgctaatccaaggcccaaaacaacccggcaacgacattgacgtgtacctaaggccgttggttgataaccttttacagctctggaaggaagaaggtgtacgtgtgtgggatgaggatagacaagagatctttaatctacgagcactgttgttcgtaaccatcaacgattggcctgcattgagtaacctttcaggacagacaaataagggatatcgggcatgcacccactgtttagacgacacagacagcatgtacttgaagcactgtaagaaggtcgtctatatgggtcatcgtcgatttctccctgctcaccaccagctgagaaagagcgggatgcatttcaaaggggcgccagaccatcgtaaaaaacctgcacaccgtaatggaaagcgtgtgtttgagatgatgaaggatgtatatgtagtcttcggaaagggacttggtagccaacctgttccgaacgacgataacggacatgcacccatgtggaagaaaaagtcaatattttgggagctaccttattgggaaatcctagag agagataatggacagcactacttacgtcctgccagttacactctcagcaaggaagagaaggatagcatgtttgaatgcttgaatagtatgaaggtcccgtctgggtactcctcgaatataaagggaataataaatatgaaacaaaagaagtttacaaatctcaaggctcatgactgccacatgttgatgacccagttgcttccggttgcactgaggggtgttctaccagaaaa tccagaaggaagcatcgccaggggatatggaacagaggaggtgatcgagttttgtgttgattttattgattcaattgactcgattggggttccaacttcacgccacgaggggaggctccgaggaatgggcaccattggaaggaaatcaagtttgagcaatgatactgatttgttcgacaaggcacactacactgttctacaacagtcatcctttgtgtctccgtatatcgagcagcacaggcagatggtagcttccaaaaacccgaccaaatccgatgcttggcttacccgtcatcacatggaaacttttccctcctggttgcgccaacaacttatgggtaactctgagattcacccacagcttgcctggttagccaggggacctacTACCACAATCGTcgaattccaaggctatgagataaatggttacacattttacacgagagccaaggaccagaaaagcacgaaccagaatagtggtgtccgcatagatgccatggacagaaataatagcaaggagtcgtattatggtttcatacaggagatatgggaactcgaatacggaccgctgtacatccctctatttctttgcaattgggtgaagctaactgccgtcaccaaagatcagtacggaatgacaatagtagatctgagcaagactggatacagtgatgacccattcgtacttgccaatgatgtgcatcaggtgttctatgtgaaggacatgtgcagcaaacccaagaggaatccagaagagacatgggagccaaagtgccacatagttcttccaggtaaaagaaaaatcgtgggagtcgaggataaaacagaccaatcagatgattatgatcagtttgatggcatgcctccattcgccgttgaagttgatccaagcatcctgctatccaaagaagaggctccgtacttacgccgcgatcatgatcaaggaactttcgtgaagaag